A region from the Sphingomonas sp. S2-65 genome encodes:
- a CDS encoding SH3-like domain-containing protein: protein MSASILEQIKPALNELPAFAAGDRVRVATRAPIGHYRVPVYLRGSTGTIERVIEPALVDNEEEGYGRNAGNKRHYYRVSISLPSLWHDYQGSPRDELHVEIYESWLERA from the coding sequence ATGAGCGCTTCGATCTTGGAACAGATCAAGCCGGCCTTGAATGAATTGCCGGCATTCGCTGCCGGCGACCGGGTGCGGGTAGCCACGCGCGCGCCGATTGGCCACTACCGGGTCCCCGTCTACCTGCGCGGCAGCACCGGCACCATCGAGCGTGTGATCGAGCCCGCGCTAGTGGACAACGAGGAGGAGGGCTACGGGCGCAACGCCGGCAACAAGCGGCACTACTACCGCGTGTCCATCTCGCTGCCGTCACTTTGGCACGACTATCAGGGATCGCCTCGCGACGAGCTCCACGTCGAAATCTACGAATCCTGGCTGGAGCGCGCATGA
- a CDS encoding helix-turn-helix domain-containing protein, whose translation MALSFQKDFGERMRALRVEAGRSQEEFAALVNIDRATYGKLERGEINPSLITLARIAVALDTSLSSLLNGITLDADEVRKIPRLARGPTPISARLRQAKPRSD comes from the coding sequence ATGGCCTTGTCGTTCCAGAAGGATTTTGGCGAACGTATGCGGGCGCTGCGCGTCGAGGCGGGACGATCGCAGGAGGAGTTCGCAGCCTTGGTAAACATCGACCGTGCCACTTATGGGAAGTTGGAGCGCGGCGAGATTAATCCAAGTTTGATCACGCTCGCCCGCATCGCGGTTGCACTCGACACTAGCCTGTCCAGCTTGCTCAATGGCATCACGCTCGACGCAGACGAAGTACGCAAGATCCCCCGATTAGCCCGCGGACCTACCCCCATTTCCGCACGGCTTCGGCAGGCTAAACCAAGATCCGACTGA
- a CDS encoding ATP-binding protein — protein MAALSYLSSGTSGARGVAALPAKPLHRLGSAPARPPRADEGCSSRLPTEASARVGFGVGDDPALQDEEAEGDALFSFLPSAAVLRVDASAAIERFAKMSQSEVAEVNRRLRATPGADRGLLVGMTVLGANARALEMFGAVELDELLGREVADLYHPRCPALLEAMIGFSRGVPVVQRRSKHLKQDGRCFRATSCTVTSAGILKSGEWTIAITDVVEGRRDLPDAPVPPEDFAHSSRMSMIGELSASIFHEIGQPLTALKLNAQTALGLAERGDADPVLTATFFERIISQAARVTSVAERVRRMARRSAPLREPVCVDALVLETSSFVAHDLGRRGIELVLEPGPETLLISADPVQIEQTLINLIMNAAQMMEAAGTDHPHVVVRYRRRGEFVVIEVEDNGPGIAEDVRDKLFSPFFTTRSDGLGIGLSIARTMIELHGGKVSGANSSQRGAIFEVTLPLAAG, from the coding sequence ATGGCGGCACTCAGCTATTTGAGCAGCGGGACAAGCGGCGCGAGAGGCGTAGCGGCATTGCCGGCGAAGCCCCTGCATCGATTGGGCAGCGCGCCCGCTCGGCCGCCCCGGGCGGATGAAGGCTGCTCCTCCAGGTTGCCGACGGAAGCCAGCGCTAGGGTTGGCTTCGGCGTTGGGGATGATCCTGCGCTGCAGGATGAGGAAGCTGAAGGGGATGCTCTCTTCAGCTTTCTTCCTTCCGCGGCCGTCCTGCGGGTAGACGCCAGCGCGGCAATCGAGCGCTTCGCGAAGATGAGCCAGTCCGAAGTGGCTGAAGTAAATCGTCGCCTTCGAGCCACTCCTGGCGCCGATCGAGGGTTACTCGTCGGCATGACCGTCCTCGGTGCAAACGCCAGAGCGTTGGAGATGTTCGGCGCGGTCGAGCTTGATGAGTTGCTCGGCAGGGAGGTGGCGGACCTCTATCATCCTCGATGCCCCGCTCTCCTGGAAGCCATGATCGGCTTCAGCCGCGGCGTTCCGGTCGTTCAGCGCCGCTCAAAGCACTTGAAGCAGGATGGTCGCTGCTTTCGGGCGACGTCCTGCACGGTGACGTCGGCAGGCATTCTCAAGTCGGGGGAATGGACGATTGCGATCACCGACGTGGTGGAAGGTCGACGCGACCTGCCTGATGCTCCCGTCCCTCCGGAGGACTTCGCCCACTCCTCCCGCATGTCGATGATCGGGGAGCTGTCAGCCTCCATCTTCCATGAGATCGGCCAGCCGCTCACTGCGCTCAAGCTGAATGCGCAGACGGCGCTCGGCCTCGCGGAGCGCGGTGACGCCGACCCCGTGCTGACCGCGACATTCTTTGAGAGGATCATCTCGCAGGCGGCGCGGGTGACGTCCGTGGCCGAGCGCGTCCGACGCATGGCGCGGCGAAGCGCCCCCTTGCGCGAACCGGTGTGCGTGGATGCGCTCGTGCTCGAAACTAGCTCGTTCGTGGCTCATGATCTGGGAAGGCGGGGAATCGAACTTGTCCTTGAGCCCGGACCCGAGACGCTGTTGATATCGGCGGACCCTGTCCAGATCGAGCAGACGCTGATCAATCTCATCATGAACGCGGCTCAGATGATGGAGGCGGCCGGGACCGACCATCCGCACGTCGTCGTGCGATATCGCAGGCGGGGTGAGTTCGTCGTCATCGAGGTGGAGGACAATGGCCCCGGCATAGCGGAGGATGTGCGGGACAAGCTCTTCTCGCCCTTCTTCACCACCCGTAGCGACGGTCTGGGAATCGGGCTGAGCATCGCACGGACCATGATCGAACTGCACGGCGGCAAGGTCTCGGGTGCCAACTCGTCGCAGCGGGGGGCGATCTTCGAAGTAACACTGCCGCTCGCCGCTGGCTGA
- a CDS encoding RNA polymerase sigma factor has translation MIQRLERLRSGLTVWFKRRTGDLSEAQDLVQESFLRIVQKEGVDELEHLEGYAYRVAANILIDRHRRRRARHIEDHVGLEEVGQPTDGIDPHRELEARLALAASAEALGRLPERTRTIFILRRLEGMRHKEIAVRLGISVSAVEKHVVRAMTALAAGGEDER, from the coding sequence GTGATCCAGCGGCTTGAACGGCTCCGATCTGGCCTGACGGTGTGGTTCAAGCGACGGACAGGGGATTTAAGCGAGGCGCAGGACCTAGTGCAAGAGAGCTTCCTGCGCATCGTCCAGAAGGAAGGTGTTGACGAGCTGGAGCATCTTGAAGGCTATGCCTACCGCGTCGCAGCCAACATCCTGATCGATCGCCATCGTCGGCGGCGGGCTCGCCACATTGAGGATCACGTCGGTCTCGAGGAGGTCGGCCAGCCCACGGATGGGATCGATCCGCACCGGGAGCTGGAGGCGCGATTGGCCCTTGCGGCCTCGGCGGAGGCGCTCGGGAGGCTGCCGGAGAGGACCCGCACCATCTTCATTCTCCGAAGACTGGAAGGCATGCGGCACAAGGAAATAGCGGTGCGTCTCGGGATTTCGGTGAGTGCCGTCGAGAAGCATGTCGTTCGCGCGATGACGGCGCTTGCGGCTGGCGGGGAGGACGAGCGTTGA
- a CDS encoding aquaporin has protein sequence MTRPTQPTCFHEADPSLPLWRRAAAEALGTLLLVLAAAGAGIAASRLFAAVPGLVLPVLALVLAGALVSLIVALGSVSGGHFNPLITLLQWLAGERGGMCTLAYVAAQLIGGVAGGWCAARLWQVEAAGSGGLGWQGLGGELVASAGLMLVVFACSRSGRASTGPFAVGAWLVAGVLATPTTSYANPAVIAGALVAGGPLALGAGSALPYLLGEAAGALVALCVVVLLFPRTKAGV, from the coding sequence GTGACGCGGCCGACACAGCCGACCTGCTTCCACGAGGCCGATCCTTCGCTGCCGCTGTGGCGGCGCGCGGCGGCCGAGGCCCTGGGAACGCTGCTGCTGGTGCTGGCGGCGGCAGGCGCGGGGATTGCGGCCTCGCGCCTGTTCGCCGCGGTGCCGGGTCTCGTGCTCCCGGTGCTGGCGTTGGTGCTCGCCGGCGCGCTCGTTTCGCTGATAGTGGCTCTGGGCAGCGTTTCGGGCGGGCATTTCAACCCTCTGATCACCCTGCTGCAATGGCTCGCCGGCGAGCGGGGCGGCATGTGCACCCTCGCCTATGTCGCCGCCCAACTGATCGGTGGCGTGGCGGGCGGCTGGTGCGCCGCCCGGCTCTGGCAGGTCGAAGCTGCGGGTAGTGGAGGGCTTGGCTGGCAGGGACTTGGCGGCGAACTCGTCGCCAGCGCCGGGCTTATGCTGGTGGTGTTCGCCTGTTCGCGGAGCGGCCGCGCCTCGACGGGCCCATTCGCAGTCGGCGCATGGCTGGTCGCAGGCGTGCTGGCGACGCCGACCACCTCCTATGCAAACCCTGCCGTGATCGCTGGCGCGCTGGTGGCTGGCGGGCCGCTTGCGCTCGGCGCAGGCTCGGCGCTGCCCTATCTGCTTGGCGAAGCCGCCGGCGCGTTGGTCGCGTTGTGTGTCGTCGTGCTCCTCTTTCCTCGCACGAAGGCCGGCGTATGA
- a CDS encoding HoxN/HupN/NixA family nickel/cobalt transporter has product MIARLLALLPADQGFRRNLAFVYAVLAVLNLGGWAWALALFHDRPAMLGVALLVYGLGLRHAVDADHIAAIDNVTRKLIQERQQPVAVGFWFAIGHSAVVVLVTAAVIAAASNFEALEEFRDVGGTFSTCVSALFLLVVAGMNLMILATILRTLRRVRDGEAMEDGALDLMFAGRGPLSRLFRPLFACISRSWHMAPLGFLFGLSFDTATEVTLFGLSATQAGQGVPIGAALVFPVLFAAGMSLLDTTDGVMMVGAYRWAFVKPLRKLYYNMTITLMSIAVALFIGGVEMVALAVRRLGLEGPAARWAIALNENFNALGFAIIGVFAGAWGLSYLIFRSVEHRRLAA; this is encoded by the coding sequence ATGATCGCCCGCCTTCTCGCGCTGCTGCCCGCCGACCAAGGATTCCGGCGCAACCTCGCGTTCGTCTACGCGGTGCTCGCGGTCTTGAACCTCGGCGGCTGGGCCTGGGCGCTGGCGCTGTTCCATGATCGACCTGCGATGCTCGGCGTCGCACTGCTGGTCTACGGCCTCGGCCTGCGCCACGCCGTCGACGCCGACCACATCGCCGCGATCGACAACGTTACGCGCAAGCTCATCCAGGAGCGTCAGCAGCCGGTCGCCGTCGGCTTCTGGTTTGCAATCGGTCATTCGGCGGTGGTGGTCCTGGTGACTGCCGCGGTGATCGCCGCGGCGAGCAATTTCGAAGCCCTTGAGGAGTTTCGAGACGTCGGCGGAACGTTCAGCACCTGCGTCTCGGCGCTGTTCCTGCTGGTGGTCGCGGGTATGAACCTGATGATCCTTGCTACGATACTGCGCACGCTCCGGCGAGTGCGCGACGGCGAGGCGATGGAGGACGGTGCCCTCGACCTGATGTTTGCCGGTCGCGGACCGCTGTCTCGGCTGTTCCGCCCGCTCTTCGCCTGTATCAGCCGCTCGTGGCACATGGCGCCGCTGGGCTTTCTGTTCGGGCTGAGCTTCGACACCGCCACCGAAGTGACTCTGTTCGGCCTGTCGGCGACCCAGGCGGGACAGGGCGTTCCCATCGGAGCGGCGCTTGTGTTCCCGGTACTGTTCGCCGCGGGCATGTCGCTGCTCGACACCACGGATGGCGTGATGATGGTCGGAGCCTATCGCTGGGCCTTCGTGAAGCCGCTGCGCAAGCTCTACTACAACATGACGATCACGCTGATGTCGATCGCAGTGGCGCTGTTCATCGGCGGAGTGGAGATGGTCGCGCTGGCGGTGCGGCGGCTCGGGCTTGAAGGTCCTGCGGCGCGTTGGGCGATAGCGCTCAACGAGAACTTCAACGCGCTCGGCTTCGCGATCATCGGCGTGTTCGCCGGGGCTTGGGGGCTCTCCTACCTGATCTTCCGATCCGTCGAGCATCGCCGACTAGCGGCCTGA
- a CDS encoding SH3-like domain-containing protein has product MATQDFTSRLPNDIGGFEAGSVLRVEHVLEPWEKRCHALADVLDFKKLINTEEKRKGVEALGESLIGKLPYYERWIVAFSNISFTKGFFTPTELAEKMAQVEARFADQEAA; this is encoded by the coding sequence ATGGCGACCCAGGACTTCACCAGCCGCCTGCCCAACGACATCGGTGGATTCGAGGCTGGATCGGTGCTGCGGGTCGAGCATGTGCTCGAGCCCTGGGAGAAGCGCTGCCACGCTCTTGCCGACGTGCTCGACTTCAAGAAGCTCATCAACACCGAGGAGAAGCGAAAGGGCGTCGAGGCGCTGGGCGAAAGCCTGATCGGCAAGCTGCCCTACTACGAGCGCTGGATCGTCGCCTTCTCCAACATCAGCTTTACCAAGGGCTTCTTCACGCCCACCGAGCTGGCCGAGAAGATGGCGCAGGTAGAAGCGCGCTTCGCGGACCAGGAGGCGGCGTGA
- a CDS encoding TonB-dependent receptor, with protein sequence MRNLVIPHARLVDALNQLARETRADILFSPSEIGSTASVPLRGRMTLEEALSRLLADTPFTFRHTEGGAILIVRAAAEPPAIPEILVVGTRTQNVDIPRTRNDVQPYRVVDRSELAASHAGAIDDFFRTRVPSNAQVQTPLQQPALFNATPRSEISIRGTGEGLTLILVDGSRMPLVPDANGYFHQPDLNGLPVEAVERMEILNLTSGGIYGTGALGGIVNVVMRHEYEGGDAAVQRGLAEQGAGGSFRAYARAGLNWSAGRTSAELSIGLNRRDGLLAGERNYAARARAKAVGNSPGTILSRYFASDGVRVYSGSEPLTLMTADGIVPLGTNSVLLPRGSEGLTLSSLRTSPADQAALPRDRSGAGQSLLTGTSATSLRFNLRRQLGEGVQAFVDLIAFEDRGRAKAPERQIEALLAAGSPLNRFSQDVTVSFTSSDVGREMATDLAQVRLTGGLIARLGDNWSAVAHLAEGWTRVREETEGRVLVIRWIEDALAGSPGGRPPIDPLGDWSELVSGLRAYAAPYLRRVTLRNRMTDVSLRMAGPILDLPGGAATFTGLLQHRREDAPAALQTFERNALPRETSRVQPFGERTRSIYGELRLPLIEGAGPGVSAAELQLALRHDRVFRYRGGSDGEPAGSQASRTVLRQQALVSTVGARIRPFSGVMIRGSVASGAAPTPISQVSVQRYASSAAYPDLLRGGRLTGSEGTFEYATGAAPGLKPLMSRSTSVGFVLNEEGGGLPRFSVDVSQILLWRRLGDSGGGIPFILANEGRMPARVARAPLTAADAAAGLRAGVITAIDGTNLATGRSEVAAIDVELDHRLRFGGDELGLTANATWTPRYRTRGTPLMPWQRVSTLSLRANAGVAWSRGPVNIGLAAQFIGPYDAVNSWDFDSTKAYASALDLDVVPAQVYVDLTGGIRLPFARASRSERPLELRFAVLNLFDRRLPLAPNDASSSPYGDVRGRRFDLALSGRF encoded by the coding sequence GTGCGCAACCTTGTCATCCCGCACGCACGTCTTGTGGACGCGCTGAACCAGCTCGCGCGGGAGACTCGCGCGGATATTCTCTTCTCTCCATCCGAGATCGGTTCTACCGCCAGTGTCCCGCTACGCGGCCGCATGACCCTCGAGGAGGCTCTCAGTCGGCTGCTCGCGGACACGCCGTTTACTTTTCGGCACACGGAAGGCGGCGCCATCCTGATCGTCCGAGCGGCGGCCGAGCCGCCTGCGATTCCAGAGATCCTCGTGGTCGGCACGAGGACCCAGAACGTAGACATTCCGCGCACCCGGAATGACGTTCAGCCATATCGGGTCGTCGACAGGAGTGAGCTGGCGGCATCACATGCTGGCGCGATCGACGACTTCTTTCGCACGCGTGTGCCCAGCAACGCCCAGGTCCAGACCCCGCTGCAGCAGCCGGCGTTGTTCAACGCCACGCCGCGGTCCGAGATCAGCATACGTGGCACTGGCGAGGGCCTGACCCTCATCCTCGTCGACGGCAGCCGCATGCCGCTGGTTCCCGACGCTAATGGCTACTTCCACCAGCCCGATCTGAATGGATTGCCTGTCGAGGCGGTCGAGCGGATGGAGATTCTGAACCTCACCTCAGGCGGCATCTACGGCACGGGCGCGCTCGGCGGTATCGTGAACGTCGTGATGCGCCACGAGTATGAAGGGGGGGATGCGGCGGTTCAGCGTGGTCTGGCGGAGCAAGGCGCAGGAGGTTCCTTCCGGGCCTACGCACGCGCCGGTCTGAACTGGAGTGCAGGGCGAACGTCCGCCGAACTGTCCATCGGCTTGAACCGGCGGGACGGCCTCCTCGCAGGCGAGCGCAACTATGCCGCGCGAGCCCGGGCCAAGGCGGTAGGCAACAGCCCCGGGACCATTCTGTCTCGCTACTTCGCGTCGGACGGCGTGCGCGTATACAGCGGCTCGGAGCCGCTGACGCTGATGACAGCTGACGGCATTGTGCCTCTCGGGACGAACTCCGTGCTGCTGCCGCGGGGAAGCGAGGGGCTCACTCTGAGCAGCCTCCGAACTTCTCCAGCCGACCAGGCCGCGCTGCCGAGAGATCGGTCGGGTGCAGGTCAGAGCCTGCTGACCGGCACTTCGGCCACATCGCTTCGGTTCAACCTGCGACGACAGCTAGGGGAGGGCGTTCAGGCCTTCGTGGATCTGATTGCATTCGAAGACAGGGGGCGGGCGAAGGCTCCCGAGCGGCAGATCGAGGCACTGCTTGCTGCGGGAAGTCCCCTGAATCGGTTCAGCCAGGACGTGACCGTCTCCTTCACGTCTTCGGATGTGGGCCGTGAGATGGCGACGGATCTTGCTCAGGTGAGATTGACCGGCGGCTTGATCGCCCGTCTTGGAGACAATTGGAGCGCCGTGGCTCATCTGGCGGAGGGATGGACTCGAGTCCGGGAAGAGACCGAGGGAAGGGTCCTGGTCATCAGATGGATCGAGGACGCTCTGGCCGGGTCACCCGGCGGTAGGCCGCCGATCGATCCGCTGGGCGACTGGTCCGAGCTGGTGTCGGGACTGCGGGCTTACGCTGCTCCCTACCTCAGACGGGTGACGCTCCGGAACAGGATGACCGACGTGAGCCTAAGGATGGCCGGTCCGATCCTGGACTTGCCCGGGGGAGCAGCGACGTTCACCGGTCTCCTTCAGCATCGTCGCGAGGATGCGCCTGCTGCGCTTCAGACGTTTGAACGTAATGCTCTGCCGAGAGAGACCTCACGGGTTCAACCCTTCGGGGAGCGCACTCGATCGATATATGGTGAGCTTCGTCTGCCTCTGATCGAAGGTGCTGGCCCGGGGGTTTCGGCAGCCGAATTGCAGCTCGCCTTGCGCCACGATCGGGTGTTTCGTTATCGGGGCGGATCGGATGGTGAGCCTGCGGGGAGCCAGGCCTCAAGGACAGTGCTGCGTCAGCAGGCCCTGGTCTCAACTGTGGGCGCCAGGATCCGACCGTTCTCCGGAGTTATGATCCGCGGAAGTGTCGCCAGCGGCGCTGCTCCCACTCCGATCTCTCAGGTCTCTGTACAACGATATGCCAGCTCAGCTGCTTACCCAGACCTGCTCCGGGGTGGGCGGCTGACCGGCAGCGAGGGGACCTTTGAGTATGCCACAGGAGCCGCTCCTGGGCTGAAGCCCCTGATGTCCAGATCGACCTCGGTTGGGTTCGTGTTGAACGAGGAGGGCGGAGGGCTGCCGCGTTTCTCGGTCGACGTCAGCCAGATACTTCTGTGGCGCAGGCTCGGCGATTCCGGCGGTGGCATCCCGTTCATCCTGGCCAACGAAGGCAGGATGCCTGCACGGGTGGCACGCGCTCCTCTGACTGCAGCTGACGCGGCCGCGGGGCTGCGCGCAGGGGTGATCACCGCAATCGACGGCACAAATCTGGCCACCGGGCGCTCGGAGGTTGCGGCGATCGATGTCGAACTGGATCATCGCCTCCGCTTTGGCGGTGACGAGCTTGGTCTTACGGCGAACGCGACTTGGACGCCCCGCTATAGAACGCGCGGCACGCCGTTGATGCCCTGGCAGCGCGTCAGCACCCTCAGCCTGCGTGCCAATGCGGGGGTGGCGTGGAGCCGTGGTCCAGTGAACATCGGTTTGGCGGCCCAATTCATCGGGCCTTACGACGCCGTGAACTCGTGGGACTTCGACTCTACCAAGGCCTATGCGTCTGCGCTGGACCTCGACGTCGTTCCTGCTCAGGTCTACGTCGACCTGACCGGCGGGATCCGACTTCCGTTCGCGAGAGCCTCGCGATCGGAGCGTCCTCTGGAGCTGCGTTTCGCAGTGCTCAACCTCTTCGATCGAAGATTGCCGCTTGCGCCGAACGACGCTAGCTCCAGTCCTTACGGCGATGTGCGAGGCCGTCGTTTCGACCTGGCTCTTTCCGGGCGCTTCTAG
- a CDS encoding DUF302 domain-containing protein → MTAAGLVERQARGGFTEVLDRVEAALVGHGLVPLARIDHAAAAAEAGLALAPLTLLIFGNPRTGTPLMQARPSLGIDLPLKLLVWEAEGAVRIGYNNPAWLVERHGGDADGTIPATMRNLLEALANEAAA, encoded by the coding sequence ATGACCGCGGCGGGACTGGTCGAGAGGCAGGCCAGGGGCGGCTTCACCGAAGTGCTCGACCGTGTCGAAGCGGCGCTGGTCGGCCACGGTCTCGTGCCGCTTGCCAGGATCGACCATGCCGCCGCCGCCGCGGAGGCGGGGCTCGCGCTGGCGCCGCTGACGCTGTTGATCTTCGGCAATCCCCGAACGGGCACCCCGCTGATGCAGGCGCGGCCGAGCCTCGGGATCGACCTGCCGCTAAAGCTGCTGGTTTGGGAGGCCGAAGGTGCGGTGCGGATCGGCTACAACAATCCCGCCTGGCTGGTCGAACGCCATGGCGGTGACGCCGACGGGACGATACCCGCCACGATGCGCAATCTGCTCGAAGCGCTCGCGAACGAGGCTGCGGCATGA
- the nthA gene encoding nitrile hydratase subunit alpha, which translates to MMSSEPHLHDHDHDHDHNHGRDHDDHAPIAADVKPGYHEVMEIAVRELLTEKGYITGNDIRHQIEVLDSRTPALGAAVVARAWTDPEFKSRLLEDGRKGCEELGISFYDDTQLIVLENTADVHNLIVCTLCSCYPRPVLGLPPDWYKLKPYRARAVIEPRKVLAEFGTIIPDEVEIRVSDSTAVVRYLVLPRRPEGTEGWSEEQLAALVTRDAMIGVIPVTLDKEAA; encoded by the coding sequence ATGATGTCGAGCGAACCGCATCTTCACGATCACGATCACGATCACGATCACAACCACGGCCGCGATCATGACGACCACGCCCCGATCGCTGCGGACGTCAAGCCCGGCTATCACGAAGTGATGGAGATCGCGGTGCGAGAGCTCCTGACCGAGAAGGGCTACATCACCGGCAACGACATCCGCCACCAGATCGAAGTGCTCGACAGCCGCACCCCAGCGCTCGGAGCCGCGGTGGTCGCGCGCGCCTGGACCGATCCGGAGTTCAAGTCGCGGCTGCTCGAGGACGGACGCAAGGGGTGCGAGGAGCTGGGAATCAGCTTCTACGACGACACCCAGCTGATCGTGCTCGAGAACACGGCGGACGTGCACAACCTGATCGTGTGCACCTTGTGTTCCTGCTATCCGCGTCCGGTGCTCGGGCTGCCGCCTGACTGGTACAAGCTCAAGCCCTACCGTGCCCGTGCCGTGATCGAGCCGCGCAAGGTGCTCGCGGAGTTCGGCACGATCATACCTGACGAGGTCGAAATCCGCGTGAGCGATTCCACTGCGGTGGTGCGCTACCTCGTCCTGCCGCGCCGCCCGGAAGGCACCGAAGGCTGGTCCGAGGAGCAGCTCGCGGCGCTGGTCACGCGCGACGCGATGATCGGGGTTATCCCCGTCACACTGGACAAGGAGGCCGCGTGA
- a CDS encoding FecR family protein, protein MSQAELTWSEIAGLAAEDAAALIIDRAERSPPEVSEALIDRWLAESDANRWAWSKARDAWDRFEGWEMDGALVAMREEALSLSFGARRQRWLSMSLAASVAIVAGAGVLALSVERWPFDGGASRDAAEVANGRYASEAGERRTFALADGTKATLEGGSAIEATYTATARVVRLSHGKATFDVASAPTRPFRVFAGGRTIADLGTIFSVEHAGSRLRVSLIHGRVSVFDGEKVDIANASRSFVLAPGDTFEADSSGARVVSGGRAPLQEASDRILLKEEPLATAIERMNEGSSVKVVAHPRLRDLRISGSFRAADSARFARVVADLYSLRVRRQPDGSLILLPRNGR, encoded by the coding sequence TTGAGCCAGGCCGAACTCACCTGGAGCGAAATTGCCGGTCTGGCCGCGGAGGACGCCGCGGCGCTCATCATCGATCGCGCCGAGCGCTCGCCCCCCGAAGTGAGCGAGGCCCTGATAGATCGCTGGCTGGCGGAGAGCGACGCTAACCGTTGGGCCTGGTCGAAGGCGCGGGACGCTTGGGATCGCTTCGAAGGCTGGGAGATGGACGGGGCACTGGTAGCGATGCGGGAAGAAGCCCTGTCCTTATCCTTCGGTGCACGGCGGCAACGCTGGCTATCCATGTCGCTGGCCGCAAGCGTGGCCATAGTAGCGGGAGCTGGCGTGCTTGCTCTCAGCGTCGAGCGTTGGCCGTTCGACGGAGGAGCGTCGCGCGACGCTGCAGAGGTCGCTAACGGGCGGTATGCTTCCGAGGCCGGCGAACGGCGGACCTTTGCCCTCGCCGACGGCACGAAAGCGACCTTGGAGGGCGGCAGTGCCATCGAGGCGACATACACGGCCACGGCTCGAGTGGTACGCCTCTCGCACGGGAAGGCGACGTTCGACGTCGCCTCCGCGCCGACGCGTCCGTTCCGCGTGTTCGCCGGCGGGCGCACCATCGCCGATCTAGGCACGATCTTCTCGGTCGAACATGCCGGGTCGCGCCTTCGGGTGAGTCTCATTCACGGTCGAGTATCAGTGTTCGACGGTGAGAAGGTCGACATAGCGAATGCCTCGAGAAGTTTCGTTCTCGCGCCTGGTGACACCTTCGAGGCGGACTCGTCGGGCGCGCGGGTTGTGTCTGGTGGCCGAGCGCCGCTGCAGGAAGCGTCGGACCGCATCCTCTTGAAGGAGGAACCGCTTGCGACCGCGATCGAACGCATGAACGAGGGTTCTTCCGTCAAGGTTGTCGCCCATCCACGGCTTCGTGACCTTCGGATAAGCGGCTCGTTCCGAGCGGCGGACAGCGCCCGCTTCGCTCGGGTGGTGGCGGACCTGTATTCGCTACGGGTTCGCCGCCAGCCGGATGGTAGCTTGATCCTGCTGCCCCGCAACGGCAGGTGA